One Bacillota bacterium DNA segment encodes these proteins:
- a CDS encoding phage holin family protein has product MGSWVSHIVRFVVSALVLMAVGFIVPGFSRMTFGTALLAAVVIALLGYIIEAVGGRQISPYGHGLVGFISSAVVIYATQFVVPGLRVSIIGALLGALVIGVVDMFIPTVVR; this is encoded by the coding sequence ATGGGATCTTGGGTTAGTCACATTGTCCGATTTGTAGTGTCAGCGTTGGTGCTGATGGCGGTGGGATTCATAGTTCCCGGTTTTAGCCGCATGACTTTCGGTACGGCTTTGCTGGCTGCCGTTGTCATTGCCTTATTAGGTTACATTATCGAGGCTGTCGGGGGACGGCAGATTTCTCCCTACGGTCATGGACTAGTTGGTTTTATTTCTTCGGCGGTAGTCATTTATGCTACCCAATTCGTTGTGCCCGGACTACGAGTGAGTATTATCGGTGCCCTGCTGGGAGCATTAGTCATCGGTGTAGTGGACATGTTTATTCCGACGGTGGTGCGCTGA